From the Pongo pygmaeus isolate AG05252 chromosome X, NHGRI_mPonPyg2-v2.0_pri, whole genome shotgun sequence genome, one window contains:
- the PRDX4 gene encoding peroxiredoxin-4 isoform X3, with amino-acid sequence MEALPLLAATTPDHGRHRRLLLLPLLLFLLPAGAVQGWETEERPRTREEECHFYAGGQVYPGEASRVSVADHSLHLSKAKISKPAPYWEGTAVIDGEFKELKLTDYRGKYLVFFFYPLDFTFVCPTEIIAFGDRLEEFRSINTEVVACSVDSQFTHLAWINTPRRQGGLGPIRIPLLSDLTHQISKDYGVYLEDSGHTLRGLFIIDDKGILRQITLNDLPVGRSVDETLRLVQAFQYTDKHGEVCPAGWKPGSETSEIVLLGSSH; translated from the exons ATGGAGGCGCTGCCGCTGCTAGCCGCGACAACTCCGGACCACGGCCGCCACCGAAGGCTGCTTCTGCTGCCGCTACTGCTGTTCCTGCTGCCGGCTGGAGCTGTGCagggctgggagacagaggagaggCCCCGGACCCGCGAAGAGGAGTGCCACTTCTACGCGGGTGGACAAGTGTACCCGGGAGAGGCATCCCGGGTATCGGTCGCCGACCACTCCCTGCACCTAAGCAAAGCGAAGA tttccAAGCCAGCGCCCTACTGGGAAGGAACAGCTGTGATCGATGGAGAATTTAAGGAGCTGAAGTTAACTGATTATCGTGGGAAATACTTGGTTTTTTTCTTCTACCCACTTGATTT CACATTTGTGTGTCCAACTGAAATTATCGCTTTTGGCGATAGACTTGAAGAATTCAGATCTATAAATACTGAAGTGGTAGCATGCTCTGTTGATTCACAGTTTACCCATTTGGCCTG GATTAATACCCCTCGAAGACAAGGAGGACTTGGGCCAATAAGGATTCCACTTCTTTCAGATTTGACCCATCAGATCTCAAAGGACTATGGTGTATACCTAGAGGACTCAGGCCACACTCTTAG AGGTCTCTTCATTATTGATGACAAAGGAATCCTAAGACAAATTACTCTGAATGATCTTCCTGTGGGTAGATCAGTGGATGAGACACTACGTTTGGTTCAAGCATTCCAGTAcactgacaaacatggagaag